A part of Dehalogenimonas sp. W genomic DNA contains:
- the secY gene encoding preprotein translocase subunit SecY, protein MAEKSSRPKLLQAMMDAFSLPDLRRRILITIGILVAFRFIAHVPMPGVDAQALNDLMGSNAVLGMLDIFSGGALRNFSLVALGVYPYITASIVMTLMTPVVPVLQRLSQEGEAGRNKINMFTHWITVPLAAMGGWGQLVLLQREGVVAASEPLVTAAIIVSLTAGTLFLVWLGEQITQYGIGNGVSIIIFAGIVAGLPQLIGQGFLAQDQFLGLAVYALIALATTILIVIFTEAHRRVPVQYAKTVIKSGRMYRQSGASHIPLRVNTAGMIPLIFASALIIFPGTVASYFANPAGTDPNFANTIVNWFSPSAELPIGLFYWGMFFLLTMAFAFFYTMIVFQQQDLPGTLQKQGGFIPGIRPGKMTSNYLNGVIRNITWAGALFLATVAVMPFLAREITSVQTLQLSSFGMLIVVGVVLDTMKQLEAQLVMRRYEGFIK, encoded by the coding sequence ATGGCCGAGAAATCGAGCCGACCTAAACTGCTCCAGGCGATGATGGATGCTTTTAGCCTGCCGGATTTACGCCGGCGCATCCTGATTACCATCGGTATTCTGGTAGCTTTCCGCTTTATCGCGCATGTCCCGATGCCGGGTGTTGACGCTCAGGCCTTGAATGACCTGATGGGCTCAAATGCCGTCCTGGGGATGCTGGATATCTTCTCCGGCGGCGCCTTGCGTAATTTTAGTTTGGTTGCCTTAGGTGTTTATCCTTATATTACAGCCAGCATCGTTATGACGCTGATGACACCGGTGGTACCGGTTTTACAGCGACTTTCCCAGGAAGGCGAGGCTGGTCGTAATAAAATAAATATGTTTACCCATTGGATTACCGTGCCCCTGGCAGCCATGGGCGGCTGGGGACAACTGGTGCTGCTGCAGCGGGAAGGCGTTGTTGCCGCTTCCGAACCGCTGGTAACCGCGGCGATTATCGTTTCACTGACGGCCGGAACGTTGTTCCTGGTCTGGCTGGGCGAACAAATCACCCAGTACGGTATCGGTAACGGTGTTTCCATCATTATCTTCGCCGGGATCGTAGCCGGACTACCGCAGCTTATCGGCCAGGGTTTCCTGGCTCAGGATCAATTCCTGGGTTTGGCGGTGTACGCCTTAATCGCCCTGGCAACCACCATCTTAATTGTTATTTTTACCGAGGCACACCGCCGGGTACCGGTACAATATGCTAAGACCGTTATCAAAAGCGGCCGGATGTACCGGCAGAGCGGGGCCTCTCATATCCCTTTGCGGGTTAATACCGCCGGCATGATTCCGTTGATCTTCGCTTCGGCGCTGATAATCTTTCCCGGTACGGTGGCCAGTTATTTTGCCAATCCGGCGGGGACCGACCCTAATTTTGCCAATACTATTGTCAACTGGTTCAGTCCCAGTGCCGAACTGCCGATTGGATTGTTTTACTGGGGTATGTTCTTCCTGCTGACCATGGCGTTCGCCTTTTTCTATACAATGATTGTGTTTCAGCAGCAGGATTTGCCGGGCACACTGCAAAAGCAGGGCGGCTTTATTCCGGGTATCCGACCCGGCAAGATGACTTCCAACTACCTGAATGGTGTTATCCGCAATATCACCTGGGCGGGCGCGCTGTTTCTGGCTACGGTGGCCGTCATGCCCTTTCTGGCTCGGGAGATAACATCGGTGCAGACCTTACAGCTTTCCAGTTTCGGGATGTTGATCGTGGTTGGTGTCGTATTGGATACCATGAAGCAACTGGAAGCCCAGTTGGTAATGCGCCGGTATGAAGGCTTTATCAAGTAG
- a CDS encoding DNA-directed RNA polymerase subunit alpha, with amino-acid sequence MTEIAQPLIATKEADEAYAHFTVEPLEKGFGTTIGNALRRVLLSSLIGAAVTQVRIEGVQHEFSPLPGAKEDTMNFLLNLKGLRLKPLSGHPGRLVLDVKGARQVTAGDIAKSSDFEVANPDLYLATLDNADSHLYVEMEVEIGRGFVEAAAADNAAIGTIPQDAIFSPVEKVNYEIEPVHMGQEMSYERLHMRIWMDGTMSPADAISQSAGVLVSHFQPFTEIGAPALKISNTPPVKLAIPEEKFNMPIEQLDLSVRSLNCLRHAGLNTVGELLSKGIDELMGLRNFGLKSLNELEERLQAFDLSFNAPEGLLSGVVEEVEEETKKPRRKRADAAAE; translated from the coding sequence GTGACAGAAATTGCCCAGCCCCTAATTGCAACAAAAGAAGCTGATGAGGCCTACGCCCATTTCACGGTAGAACCGTTGGAAAAGGGTTTCGGCACTACTATCGGCAATGCCCTGAGAAGGGTCTTGTTAAGCTCGCTGATCGGCGCTGCCGTTACTCAGGTGCGCATTGAAGGCGTACAGCATGAATTTTCGCCGTTACCCGGAGCCAAAGAAGATACGATGAACTTTCTGCTTAACCTTAAAGGGTTGAGACTGAAGCCGTTGTCCGGCCATCCGGGGAGACTGGTCCTAGACGTTAAAGGCGCCCGTCAGGTCACCGCCGGTGATATTGCAAAGTCATCCGATTTTGAAGTAGCCAATCCGGATCTGTATCTGGCTACTTTGGATAACGCCGATTCCCATTTATATGTTGAGATGGAAGTTGAGATCGGCCGTGGGTTCGTTGAAGCTGCTGCCGCTGACAATGCCGCTATCGGTACTATTCCTCAGGACGCCATTTTTAGCCCGGTGGAAAAGGTCAATTATGAAATTGAACCGGTTCACATGGGGCAGGAAATGAGCTACGAGCGTCTGCATATGCGCATCTGGATGGACGGCACCATGTCGCCGGCTGACGCCATATCTCAGTCAGCGGGGGTTTTGGTAAGTCATTTTCAGCCATTCACCGAAATCGGTGCTCCGGCGCTGAAGATCTCTAATACACCACCGGTGAAACTGGCGATTCCCGAAGAAAAATTCAACATGCCCATTGAGCAACTGGATCTTTCGGTTCGTTCCCTTAACTGTCTGCGGCATGCCGGTCTCAATACCGTCGGCGAACTGCTCAGCAAAGGCATTGACGAATTAATGGGTCTGCGCAACTTCGGTCTGAAGAGCCTCAATGAGCTTGAAGAACGCCTGCAGGCGTTTGACCTGTCGTTCAACGCACCGGAGGGATTACTGTCCGGGGTGGTTGAAGAAGTAGAAGAAGAAACAAAAAAGCCCCGGCGCAAGCGCGCTGATGCGGCCGCTGAGTAA
- a CDS encoding adenylate kinase, whose amino-acid sequence MYNVVFLGAPGAGKGTQAALVAGRANLAHLASGDLFRKAIERDDELGRQVKTYLENGQLVPDSVTVAMVLNRISELENVAGVILDGFPRTLSQAEALSTALEAQGERVDRVVYIAVPQAELERRLSDRWVCRSCQATYSGADREASASCRKCGGELYQRPDDTPETVKSRLEVYFRETAPLIEYYRQRGVLAEINGQGDIENITARITEALKQG is encoded by the coding sequence ATGTATAATGTAGTTTTTCTGGGCGCCCCGGGCGCCGGCAAGGGTACGCAGGCGGCGTTGGTCGCCGGTCGGGCCAATCTGGCTCACCTGGCTTCCGGTGATTTGTTTCGCAAGGCTATTGAGCGGGACGATGAACTCGGGCGACAGGTAAAAACGTACTTGGAAAATGGGCAACTGGTACCCGACAGCGTGACTGTTGCCATGGTGCTCAATAGAATCAGTGAGTTGGAGAACGTTGCCGGAGTTATTCTGGACGGGTTTCCCCGGACACTGTCTCAGGCGGAAGCGTTAAGCACTGCCTTGGAAGCACAGGGTGAGCGTGTTGACCGGGTGGTTTATATCGCTGTGCCGCAGGCCGAGTTGGAAAGGCGTTTGTCCGACCGCTGGGTTTGCCGCAGTTGTCAGGCGACTTACTCCGGTGCTGATCGGGAAGCATCTGCCTCCTGCCGGAAGTGCGGCGGTGAATTGTATCAACGGCCGGATGACACTCCGGAGACGGTAAAAAGCCGCCTGGAGGTATATTTCCGGGAAACCGCACCGCTGATTGAGTACTACCGGCAGCGGGGAGTTCTGGCCGAGATTAACGGGCAGGGGGATATTGAAAATATCACTGCACGAATCACGGAAGCATTGAAACAGGGTTAA
- the rpsM gene encoding 30S ribosomal protein S13: protein MARIAGVDIPRNKQVVYSLPYIFGIGPTLAVKILDRLNIEQTTKVSDLTDEELNHLREVIDKEYRVEGDLRKEITLNVKRLTDIGSYRGMRHRRGLPAHGQRTKTNARTRRGPRKTVAGRGQKRGAAKK from the coding sequence ATGGCACGTATTGCCGGTGTTGATATTCCCCGTAACAAACAGGTGGTTTATTCCTTACCGTATATTTTCGGTATCGGACCCACCCTGGCCGTCAAGATACTTGATCGGCTGAATATTGAACAGACCACCAAGGTGAGTGATCTGACCGATGAAGAGCTTAATCATTTGCGCGAAGTCATTGACAAGGAATATCGTGTTGAAGGTGATCTGCGCAAGGAAATTACCCTGAACGTAAAGCGGCTGACCGATATCGGTTCATATCGGGGTATGCGGCACCGCAGGGGTTTGCCGGCGCATGGCCAGCGCACCAAGACTAATGCCCGTACCCGGCGCGGCCCGCGCAAGACAGTTGCCGGACGCGGTCAGAAACGCGGCGCGGCGAAGAAATAA
- the rpmD gene encoding 50S ribosomal protein L30, whose protein sequence is MAKLAVTWVKSTIGYKADQKATIESLGFKRMHQTVVHEDNQAIRGMIQKVRHLVEVAEAE, encoded by the coding sequence ATGGCTAAGCTGGCAGTCACCTGGGTTAAGAGCACTATTGGATATAAAGCAGACCAAAAGGCAACTATTGAGTCTCTTGGTTTTAAGCGGATGCACCAGACGGTGGTGCATGAAGACAATCAGGCCATTCGCGGTATGATTCAAAAAGTCAGGCATCTCGTTGAAGTGGCGGAGGCAGAATAA
- the rplR gene encoding 50S ribosomal protein L18 yields MTKTDSRYARKVRHIRLRKKVEGSAERPRLCVFRSLEHIYAQVIDDSRGATLVQASTLDTELKEKSAAAPKVAQAEMVGQAVARRAQEAGIKEVVFDRGGFKYHGRVKALADAARAAGLSF; encoded by the coding sequence ATGACTAAAACAGATTCTCGTTATGCCCGCAAGGTGCGGCATATCAGACTTCGCAAGAAGGTTGAAGGCAGTGCCGAAAGGCCGAGGCTGTGCGTATTCCGTTCGCTGGAGCATATTTATGCTCAGGTGATTGATGACAGCCGGGGCGCAACGCTGGTACAGGCGTCCACGTTAGATACCGAGCTGAAAGAGAAATCTGCGGCGGCCCCAAAGGTCGCGCAGGCGGAAATGGTCGGTCAGGCAGTCGCCCGGCGAGCCCAGGAAGCCGGCATAAAGGAAGTCGTGTTTGACCGAGGCGGCTTTAAATACCACGGCAGGGTTAAAGCCCTGGCTGATGCGGCCCGCGCGGCCGGATTGTCGTTCTAG
- the rpsK gene encoding 30S ribosomal protein S11, with amino-acid sequence MATKKRTGVKKKEKKNIPVGKAFIQATFNNTIITLTDMQGNALASTSAGNAGFKGSRKSTPYAAQMAAQNCVKKAMESGLRQVEVLVKGPGSGREAAIRQLQASGLVVTGIRDVTPIPHNGCRAPKRRRV; translated from the coding sequence ATGGCGACCAAAAAACGCACTGGCGTCAAGAAAAAAGAAAAGAAGAATATACCGGTAGGTAAAGCCTTTATTCAGGCGACCTTCAACAATACCATTATCACGCTGACCGATATGCAGGGTAACGCCCTGGCATCCACCAGCGCCGGTAATGCCGGGTTCAAGGGTTCCCGCAAGAGTACGCCTTATGCGGCTCAGATGGCAGCCCAGAACTGTGTTAAAAAGGCGATGGAGAGCGGTTTGCGTCAGGTGGAGGTGCTCGTCAAGGGCCCCGGGTCCGGCCGCGAAGCAGCTATTCGTCAGCTTCAGGCCTCCGGCCTGGTAGTGACCGGTATCCGGGACGTGACGCCCATTCCCCACAATGGTTGCCGGGCTCCCAAGAGAAGGCGGGTATAG
- the rplO gene encoding 50S ribosomal protein L15 has protein sequence MKEHELFPSPGARKDRKRVGRGDASGHGAYSGKGLKGQKARAGGKVRPGFEGGQNPLIKKLPQKRGFVNPFRVEFSIINVGTLNVFEADTEITPEVLVARNLIKNTKAPVKILANGELDRALVVKANRFTAAARAKIEAAGGKVEEI, from the coding sequence ATGAAAGAACACGAATTGTTTCCTTCCCCGGGTGCGCGTAAAGACCGCAAACGGGTCGGCCGCGGTGATGCCAGCGGGCACGGCGCCTATTCCGGAAAAGGTCTTAAAGGCCAGAAAGCCCGGGCCGGCGGCAAAGTTCGCCCTGGTTTTGAAGGCGGTCAGAACCCGCTGATTAAGAAATTACCGCAGAAACGTGGTTTTGTGAACCCTTTCCGAGTGGAATTCAGTATTATTAATGTCGGCACGCTTAATGTGTTTGAGGCTGATACCGAAATCACTCCGGAGGTGCTGGTTGCCCGTAATCTGATAAAAAATACCAAGGCTCCGGTAAAAATTCTGGCCAATGGCGAGCTTGACCGGGCGCTGGTGGTAAAAGCCAATCGCTTTACCGCTGCTGCCCGCGCTAAGATAGAAGCCGCCGGCGGCAAGGTAGAGGAAATCTAA
- the rplM gene encoding 50S ribosomal protein L13, translating to MKTYNVKAGEITREWHVIDAKGKVLGQVATEAARLLMGKHKPIFCRHLDTGDGVIVVNAAQVDFSGKKGTDKLYYRHSGYPGGFRKASLNEMMAKKPTFAIERAIRGMLPRNRLGAAMITKLRVYAGAEHPHLGQVSAAKEA from the coding sequence ATGAAAACCTATAATGTTAAAGCGGGAGAAATCACCCGGGAATGGCATGTCATTGATGCCAAGGGCAAAGTGCTGGGGCAGGTAGCGACTGAAGCAGCTCGGCTCCTGATGGGCAAGCACAAGCCGATTTTTTGCCGTCATCTGGATACCGGCGACGGCGTCATCGTCGTTAACGCCGCCCAGGTGGATTTTTCCGGCAAAAAGGGTACTGACAAATTGTACTACCGTCACTCCGGTTATCCCGGCGGCTTCCGCAAAGCCAGTCTGAATGAAATGATGGCCAAAAAGCCCACTTTTGCCATTGAACGCGCTATCCGCGGCATGTTGCCCCGGAACCGGCTGGGCGCGGCGATGATTACTAAACTTCGGGTGTACGCCGGCGCGGAACATCCGCACCTGGGCCAGGTATCGGCCGCCAAAGAAGCCTAA
- the rpmJ gene encoding 50S ribosomal protein L36: protein MKVRASVKPRCEKCRIIRRKGVVRNICPNVKHKQRQG, encoded by the coding sequence GTGAAAGTCAGAGCTTCGGTCAAACCGAGATGTGAAAAATGCAGAATTATCAGGCGCAAGGGCGTTGTCAGAAACATCTGCCCCAACGTCAAACATAAGCAGAGACAGGGTTAG
- the map gene encoding type I methionyl aminopeptidase yields the protein MGIIIKSEREIIIMRRAGRIVGNALMELKHQLKPGMKTIELDKKAEEMIRALGGVPSFKGYRGFPGSLCISVNEQIVHGIPGERVLLEGDVVSLDLGAVVDGFQGDAAITVGVGAVSDEAAALITATEAALAAGIAAAKAGQRLGDVGAAIQQYAESRGYGVVREYTGHGIGREMHEDPSVPNYGRSGSGMLLKKGMTLALEPMLNQGTWRTKVGPDAWTVSTGDGLLSAHFEHTIAINDGEAEVLTVAG from the coding sequence ATGGGGATTATAATTAAATCTGAACGAGAGATTATTATCATGCGCCGCGCCGGACGGATTGTCGGGAATGCGCTGATGGAATTGAAGCATCAACTGAAACCGGGAATGAAAACCATAGAATTGGATAAAAAGGCTGAAGAGATGATTCGGGCCTTGGGCGGGGTGCCCTCGTTCAAGGGCTATCGCGGCTTTCCCGGCAGCTTGTGTATTTCGGTTAATGAACAGATCGTTCATGGTATTCCCGGTGAAAGGGTTTTGCTGGAAGGCGATGTCGTGTCGCTGGATCTGGGCGCCGTTGTAGACGGTTTTCAGGGCGATGCGGCCATTACGGTGGGTGTTGGGGCAGTTTCAGATGAGGCCGCGGCTCTTATTACGGCTACTGAAGCCGCTCTGGCGGCTGGTATCGCGGCGGCTAAAGCCGGCCAACGGCTGGGCGATGTCGGAGCCGCTATTCAACAGTACGCGGAATCCCGCGGTTACGGGGTAGTCAGGGAATATACCGGACACGGCATCGGTCGTGAGATGCACGAAGACCCGTCGGTGCCCAACTATGGGCGCTCCGGCAGCGGTATGTTGCTGAAAAAGGGGATGACCCTGGCCCTTGAACCCATGTTGAATCAAGGTACCTGGCGGACAAAAGTCGGACCAGATGCCTGGACTGTTTCCACTGGTGACGGGTTGCTATCCGCCCATTTTGAACATACCATTGCCATTAACGACGGGGAAGCGGAGGTGCTGACGGTGGCTGGCTAG
- a CDS encoding bifunctional phosphoglucose/phosphomannose isomerase, with protein MNEIMLDQTETYEKLDPEGMGQRIRELPETLLNAWNQAAEFELPDYQGIDKVLVLGMGGSAIGGDLVRRLLMSESKAQISVLRDYDLPGWVDDKTLVIASSYSGNTEETLSGFEQALNGPAKKLVITTGGRLLELAREHDIPAFVFDYKAQPRAAVAWGIFPLLNFLTRMGLAADKNPDVSEAALVTEQFARKIEPGKALSHNLAKEMAYKLFGRIPVVYGAGLAVEVAYRWQTQFSENAKQWAFSQTFPELNHNAIAGYQLPEQLVPSLAVVMLRSNHLSERIVKRYYVTADLLGKSGARVNFADGRGISPLAQMMSLILMGDYVSYYLALLNNADPSPVENISYLKKRLAEST; from the coding sequence ATGAACGAAATAATGCTGGACCAAACCGAGACGTATGAAAAACTTGATCCTGAGGGCATGGGGCAGCGCATCCGCGAGTTACCCGAAACCCTGCTGAACGCCTGGAATCAGGCCGCTGAGTTTGAACTGCCGGATTATCAGGGTATTGATAAGGTGCTGGTGCTGGGCATGGGCGGTTCGGCCATCGGCGGCGATCTGGTGCGCCGGCTGCTGATGAGCGAATCCAAAGCCCAGATCAGTGTGCTGCGGGATTATGACCTGCCCGGCTGGGTGGACGATAAAACACTGGTAATCGCCTCCAGTTATTCAGGAAATACCGAGGAGACATTATCAGGGTTTGAACAGGCCTTAAACGGCCCGGCGAAGAAGCTGGTTATTACCACCGGCGGGCGATTGCTGGAATTGGCCCGGGAACATGATATTCCGGCTTTTGTCTTTGATTACAAAGCTCAACCACGGGCTGCCGTAGCCTGGGGCATATTTCCACTGCTGAACTTCCTGACCCGTATGGGATTGGCGGCGGACAAGAATCCCGATGTTTCAGAAGCGGCGCTGGTTACTGAGCAATTCGCCCGGAAAATAGAGCCCGGCAAGGCCCTGAGTCACAATCTGGCCAAGGAAATGGCCTATAAGCTATTCGGGCGCATCCCGGTGGTTTACGGCGCCGGATTAGCCGTTGAGGTGGCCTACCGCTGGCAGACCCAGTTCAGTGAGAACGCCAAGCAATGGGCGTTTTCTCAAACCTTCCCGGAACTGAATCATAACGCTATTGCCGGCTATCAACTTCCCGAACAACTGGTGCCCAGTCTGGCGGTGGTGATGCTGCGCTCCAACCACCTGTCGGAACGCATCGTCAAACGATATTATGTTACCGCCGACCTGCTGGGCAAATCCGGCGCCAGGGTCAACTTTGCCGACGGCCGGGGCATCAGCCCGCTGGCCCAGATGATGAGCCTGATTCTGATGGGTGATTATGTCAGCTACTACCTGGCACTGCTCAATAACGCCGACCCGTCGCCGGTGGAGAATATCAGTTATCTTAAGAAACGGCTGGCCGAATCCACTTAA
- the rplQ gene encoding 50S ribosomal protein L17, with the protein MRHGLRSKRFDRDSGQRQALFRGLVTDLIGYEKITTTESRAKEIRRVAEKMVTLGKKGDLNARRRALAFIYDEKVVSKLFDELAGRFADRKGGYTRVIKLEPRQGDAAPMAVVELLK; encoded by the coding sequence ATGCGACACGGACTAAGAAGCAAACGTTTTGATCGTGATTCCGGGCAGCGCCAGGCCCTTTTCCGTGGCTTAGTGACTGATTTGATCGGTTATGAAAAAATAACCACTACCGAATCCCGCGCCAAGGAAATCCGGCGGGTAGCGGAAAAGATGGTCACTTTGGGCAAAAAGGGTGACTTGAATGCCCGGCGACGGGCGCTGGCCTTTATCTATGACGAAAAGGTGGTTTCCAAGCTGTTTGATGAGTTGGCCGGACGATTCGCCGACCGTAAAGGCGGCTATACCCGGGTCATCAAACTGGAGCCGCGTCAGGGTGATGCCGCACCAATGGCCGTGGTGGAGTTGCTCAAGTAG
- the rpsD gene encoding 30S ribosomal protein S4: MARYYLAVCRQCRRSGEKLMLKGNKCVSKCTFDKRPKPPGPQAGRPRRLSDRGTQLREKQKIRYTYGVLERQFRRFFAEAERLPGVTGDNFIVLLERRLDNVVYRLGLADSRAQARQLVRHGHLTINGRKLDIPSYVVRESDEIGFRETSTKTAYYQRVLEVIGTKVVPDWLSVDRKTLVCKVVSLPTRGDLDQKLDPQAAVEYYSR, from the coding sequence ATGGCCAGATATTATTTAGCAGTTTGTCGTCAATGCCGCCGCAGCGGTGAAAAACTTATGCTTAAAGGCAACAAGTGCGTGTCTAAATGCACTTTTGATAAACGGCCCAAGCCGCCCGGTCCTCAGGCCGGTCGCCCACGCCGGTTATCTGATCGCGGCACCCAGCTGCGGGAAAAGCAGAAGATTCGTTACACTTACGGTGTTCTGGAACGTCAGTTCCGGCGTTTCTTTGCGGAAGCCGAACGGCTACCCGGTGTCACCGGTGATAACTTTATCGTCTTGCTGGAAAGACGTTTGGACAATGTCGTTTACCGGTTGGGACTGGCGGATTCCCGCGCCCAGGCCAGACAATTGGTGCGCCACGGTCATCTCACGATTAACGGCCGTAAACTGGATATTCCGTCCTATGTGGTACGCGAATCCGACGAGATCGGTTTCCGTGAAACGAGCACCAAGACAGCCTATTACCAGCGTGTGCTCGAGGTTATAGGCACCAAGGTTGTTCCGGATTGGCTGTCGGTCGACCGGAAAACCCTTGTCTGTAAAGTGGTATCGTTACCCACTCGTGGTGACCTGGACCAGAAACTGGATCCCCAGGCTGCGGTGGAATATTATTCACGCTAG
- the truA gene encoding tRNA pseudouridine(38-40) synthase TruA, translated as MAALNKQKLVLTIEYDGTGYRGSQAQRHGATIQSELETALEKLAGTKIRVHLAGRTDAGVSATGQVVSFRTELDLPLETVATALNHFLPAEIAVLGVYRVPEEFDVRRHAVSREYCYHIWHSPVPSPLRERYSYRVYGELDLSAMNQAAAMLVGNHDMAAFASRLGKKAGSTIRRVDAAEVVRQDAEITFRIKAASFLPHQVRNIVGSLIKVGQGKMTLDEFSELMTAAVPGSAGPAVPGKGLCLISVNYVKDLGDYNENL; from the coding sequence TTGGCTGCTCTAAATAAGCAAAAACTGGTTTTAACAATTGAATATGACGGGACAGGGTATCGTGGCTCTCAGGCGCAACGTCACGGGGCAACTATTCAGTCGGAACTGGAAACCGCGCTTGAAAAGCTGGCTGGGACAAAGATTCGGGTACACCTTGCCGGCCGTACCGATGCCGGGGTTTCGGCTACCGGTCAGGTAGTCAGTTTTCGGACTGAACTTGATTTGCCGCTGGAAACCGTAGCTACCGCGCTGAATCACTTTCTGCCGGCGGAAATCGCCGTGCTGGGCGTGTATCGGGTGCCTGAAGAATTTGATGTTCGGCGTCACGCCGTCAGCCGGGAATACTGTTACCACATCTGGCACAGTCCGGTGCCTTCGCCGCTGCGGGAACGATACAGTTACCGGGTGTATGGTGAGCTGGATTTATCAGCCATGAATCAGGCGGCGGCGATGCTGGTGGGTAACCACGATATGGCCGCCTTTGCCAGCAGGCTGGGTAAGAAGGCGGGCAGCACCATCCGCCGGGTGGACGCCGCGGAAGTTGTCCGGCAGGATGCCGAGATTACGTTCCGGATTAAGGCGGCTTCGTTCCTGCCGCATCAGGTACGGAACATCGTCGGCTCTCTGATCAAGGTTGGTCAGGGAAAAATGACTCTGGATGAGTTTAGTGAACTGATGACCGCGGCGGTGCCCGGCTCAGCCGGACCGGCGGTACCGGGCAAAGGCCTGTGCCTGATCAGTGTTAATTATGTGAAGGATTTGGGAGATTACAATGAAAACCTATAA
- the rpsE gene encoding 30S ribosomal protein S5: MSKIDAEELSLNDKLIYINRVTKVVKGGKRMAFSALVVTGDGAGHVGVGLGKAKEVPVAIAKASATAKKNLIKVDMKGTTIHHEIRVRFGGAEVFLKPAAPGTGIIAGGSVRAVMETAGVKDVLTKSLGSANKTNVARATVSALSQIKDPKIAIARRRGPATGEVVNG, translated from the coding sequence ATTTCAAAAATTGATGCGGAAGAGTTGTCTTTAAATGACAAACTCATCTATATCAACCGGGTCACCAAGGTAGTTAAAGGCGGTAAAAGAATGGCCTTTTCAGCTTTGGTTGTAACCGGTGACGGTGCCGGTCATGTCGGTGTCGGTTTGGGTAAAGCCAAAGAAGTGCCGGTAGCGATAGCCAAGGCCAGCGCTACGGCTAAAAAGAACCTGATTAAGGTTGATATGAAGGGCACCACTATTCATCACGAAATCCGTGTGCGTTTCGGCGGCGCCGAGGTATTCCTCAAGCCTGCCGCGCCCGGTACCGGGATTATCGCCGGCGGCAGCGTGCGGGCGGTGATGGAAACTGCCGGAGTCAAAGACGTTTTGACCAAGTCGCTGGGCAGCGCTAATAAGACCAATGTCGCCCGGGCGACCGTGTCAGCACTGTCACAGATTAAAGATCCCAAGATCGCCATAGCCCGGCGGCGGGGTCCGGCAACCGGGGAGGTTGTTAATGGCTAA
- the rpsI gene encoding 30S ribosomal protein S9 has translation MEKKNYFQGTGRRKTAVAQVRLTPGKGAIVVDGKPFEERFNRPEYLRSVMKPFEVTDTVGKFSVMVKCSGGGIAGQSDAIAMGLSRALVAADENHKGVLRENGLLTRDSRTKERKKPGLKRARKAPQYTKR, from the coding sequence ATGGAAAAGAAGAATTATTTTCAGGGCACCGGCCGGCGTAAGACTGCCGTCGCTCAGGTACGTTTGACCCCCGGTAAGGGTGCCATTGTAGTGGACGGCAAGCCGTTTGAAGAGCGCTTTAACCGGCCGGAATACCTGCGCTCGGTGATGAAGCCGTTTGAAGTAACCGATACGGTTGGCAAGTTCAGCGTGATGGTCAAGTGCTCCGGCGGCGGAATTGCCGGGCAGTCTGATGCCATCGCTATGGGTCTGTCCCGGGCGCTGGTCGCTGCTGACGAGAACCATAAGGGCGTGCTGCGGGAAAACGGGTTACTGACCCGGGATTCACGCACCAAAGAACGCAAGAAGCCTGGTTTGAAACGCGCCCGTAAGGCGCCGCAGTACACCAAGCGTTAA
- the infA gene encoding translation initiation factor IF-1 has product MPKKDAIEVEGTVLEALPNTTFRVELANGHEVLAHISGKMRVHYIRILPGDRVLVELSPYDLTRGRVTYRFKS; this is encoded by the coding sequence ATGCCTAAAAAGGACGCCATAGAAGTTGAGGGTACGGTGCTGGAAGCCCTCCCCAACACCACCTTTCGGGTGGAACTGGCCAACGGCCATGAGGTTCTGGCGCACATATCGGGCAAAATGCGTGTTCATTACATCAGAATATTACCCGGTGACCGCGTCCTGGTGGAGCTGTCGCCTTATGACCTGACCCGGGGTCGCGTTACTTACCGGTTCAAATCGTAA